ACACTGTACTTTTTCTTTACTTTACAGTTTTACTCCTTACTTTTTACCTATCTTTTTTGTCTTGTATGCAAAAGTTAAGGGCATAAAAGAAATATACATTATTATTCTTATATATTTATGGAAATGGACTACTtattaatttgggacagcccaAAAAAGGAATATTGGACTATCAAGATGGGACGGAGGATCACATGTTAACCATCTTGAGAAAACTATTGTATGTAACCTTAATTGTGGTACAATTTTATTTGTATTGATAGCAATTATAATACGTAAGGAAGTTATTATTCGATCACTCAAGAATTTCTTGATAAAAACATAAAACAACATCAATTTATCCAAACACTAAAAACTAATTCATGTAGCAATAATCATATAATCAACCTGCCATGGTGACATGCCATAGAAAAAGCTTCGTAACTCCTCATCTTCTACATCGCGTATTGCACGAGCATGAGGTGAAACTTTAACAACTTCATCCTGCACTAGACAAATCACATTTGCATTAGACATCTCTAATACACTAAAATCAACCAAGTTTGGAAATTTAGTGAATAAATGAGCAGAAGATAGACTATTGAAAGATGATCGTACGTCTAGTATAAATAGAAGAGCCATAATGGGAGGAGATGCATAACCGAGTCCTTGTACAATTGCGTCTAACGTTGGCGCGTACCCTCCGCTGCTATCGATTCCTGTTGTTGTGCAGATGAAGTTTCCTGCCAACGCCATTGCGCCATAGATTCCTGTGTTTTAAAGAGATTAGACAAAAGATGGTAATATTAATGCTCTGGAATGcgatagtaatttttttttttttaacgacggTTAGGAGTCACTGACGACGGGGTCCGAACACAATGTTGGAACCCCATACCCAATCATTTCCCGGGACGAACATTACAGTCCTACCGCCCCTTAGGAGGAAACCCCACGACGAATTCATACGGGCACGGGGCATCGCGTGTGGTAAACCCCTCGGGTGAGATTCAAACGCAGAACTCGGAACTCGGCGAGTTCTCGGTTTTTGCAACTCGAGGAGTACTTGACCAAACTTGGCCAAACTTGTCCAAAACTCGGAACTACTGGGAAATAAATTCGGTTCGGCAAAAACTCGGAATTACTCAGAAAATTGGTCAAAATTAGTGaaaatcaaacttggtcaacatccgattACTACCCTTGTACTCCCCGAGTAGCAATATTTGCAGCCTCGTGTGTCTATGAATTTATGGATTATAAGTTTATAAGAatgttaaaatgataataacaatttaaCAATTACCTTTTGATACAAAGAAAACATATATTTCAAGGGGTTGTATACCAACAATCTAAAAACTTAAATTCAGCTTATAATCTTAAATAGTCATATACCAACAATCTAAAAACTTAAATTCAGCTTATAATCTTAAATAAGGCATAAATTGAAGCTTATAATAATAAACTCCTAAAATAGTCAAAAATTAAGTTTATCAACttttccaaaatatcaaaagaaaatgaaGATAAAAACTAACCAATTCCATAACTAAGTCTAACAACAGCACCAATTTTATCCCAAACAGGAAACTCAGCTTCTGATGCAAACCCTTGATTAAATGTAGTCACTTCCATACTAGTACTACTACTATACCCAGCGCCGGCGCCGGCGCCGGCAGTCTTTCTTTCACCGGCATCAATCCCATCACCGCCGTTTCTTTCCACCGTTGCTCTTACACTCACCACCAACCTTTTTCCGGCCACGTTTCTCCGTTTCTTCAAACTTTCCGGCAACCCCACAAAACCTGTAGTGCAACTATAACATGAAGTTGTCGGAGTGGGGTTTGTTGCAGGTGGTCGGAACATCATCGAAACGTCCATAAAACGGTGTAGTTTTAACTAGTTGGAATCAAACGTAAGAGAGATTATCGATCTGGACATAATATAAATTTTAGTTGGTTTTTTATTTTTTGTATGTGTGGGTGTTTTGAGTTGATAAAACACTTGTTGTATGGATGGTGGTGAATGGATGTCAGGATGTATATGTATGTTGGGACTTTTGTGGGTCCCATTACTTTGTATCTACATATCATCAGAAAATCGAAATGGCCTATAGCAACTTGTTTTCGGAGATAACGTTATTCGCTAAATCGCTACGTAAAATTACAACAGTGCACTttgaaaattcaaaaaaaaaaattaaaactttttttttttgaaagatcaaaCTTTATTATAACTTAAAATTGTTACAATTGGGCCGACGGCCAAAAACTCGAGAAAAAACATATAACACGAAACTATTACAGTTACATATATTGCTAAAGTCTACCAATCTATGAAGAAAACTCGAGTGATATGAACAGGGAAAAACCCTCAACTCACAAAATCATCCTAGGTTTTCCCTCACTTGAAAAACAAGCTGGACCGAATTATCAATACAGTGCTAATCAATTTTAGCGACAAAGTAATGAAAAACCTGTTCATTTAGGTAATTACCAAAGGATTCAATTGCGAGAGAGGATGAAAAAACCCTGTTAGTTAACCGATTCCTTCTTTCCTTGGTAGGTTCACATCGTATATCAAGGGGATTGTTAACCAATTTAACCAATCTAAATTACCATTAGATAATCTCGAGGAGATCCATTCGAAAGATTTGGATTGTATCTCGGAAACAATTTTTGCAATGCAGGATCTTGACTTATTAAAAACGTGATCGTTTCTATTTTTCCAAATGAAGTAGGTTGTAGTCCAGACAACCGCTTGCCAAATTTGGTAGCCGGTGCTAGTTTTTATCTTCGCATTACTTCCACTTGCTAACTCACGGGTATCGCTGAAAATTACCATATCAAGGTTCCACCACTTAAAGATTCTTTCCCAAATGGAGAATGAGGATTTGCAAAGGATAAGCGTATGGTTAAGGGATTCAATTGCATCATCGCATACCGGACATCTAGTTGAATGCAAGTCAATGCCCCGACGATCAAGTTCGGTTCTCACCGGGAGTTTATTTTGAATTGCTCTCCAAATTAGGATCTCTATTTTTTGCGGGATTAGTTTATTTCTAATAGTTGGATCGAAACCTGAAGGTGAATTGAGATGGTTTTCCAGGTGCAGCAACATCAAACGAGTAAAAAAAAATCCATTGGAATTCGGTACCCATTTCCATTTATCATCATTACTGTTCGAATGGTTGTAAGCAGCGACCAGCGATTCTAACTGTTGCAATTCAGCAGCAACTCGCCATCTCGGCACGGCAGTCCAGTCCCACATGAAATGCGTTTGTCCATCTCTCCATTCCACTCTATTTGCGATTGAAGCAGACTTTTGAGCTTCAAGCCGGTAGAGTCTTGGGAAACTCGACATCAATTCAGCTTCTCCAATCCATTTTTCTGTCCAAAATTTTGTTTCCAAACCTGAACCTACACACTTAACAAATTGGTTAGAGATGTCACACCCTAACTTGGTTAGGGTgtgtttgatattaataatattaaaccaCGTTCTTCCCGTGAATTTTTTAAGATTAGGCACATCAGAAGATATGCAATCAAGCCCGCCATTACATCCATATATGCTTTTTATCACATTTACCCAAAGTGATCCTTTGTTGGTTAGGAATTTCCACCACCATTTAGCAAGTAAGGACAAATTTTTGTGTTTTAAGGAACCGACATTTAAACCACCTAGCTCATAAGACAATAGGATTTGGTTCCAACTAACCCATGCCATCTTTCTTTGCTCACATGACCCACCCCAAAAAAAATCCCTTCTAATTCCCTCGAGATCATTTAGCACCCCTTCCGGGGCTTTGAAAAGAGAGAAAAAATATAGGGGTAGACTAGTGAGGACCGCTTTAATTAAAGTGAGTCTACCCCCGAAGGAAATGGTTTTACTTTTCCAATCCGCAAGACGATTTTTAAATTTATCGAAAATGGGCGACCAATTTTTATAAAGCTTGAGATTTGCCCCGATAGGTAGACCTACACTACATTTTTTTCACCGAGACCATTTTTACCCCCAGCATGTGATATAACACAAATGACGCCGGCTAACGCTGCTAACACAGTGTCACTGGATATGACAATAGAAGGAATATGGATTGGATGATGTCATATTCACATCAATTTAATTTTTATTCATTCATATAATACCCGTTTAATTTCAGTTCATTCATCTATATCCATATCCGTTTGATTAAGCGGGTTAATAGATATAAGTTGTGATAACTTCCAGCCGTAATCTAATATCTTCTAGATGCCGCTAGATGTCTCTATTCTAACCGTAATCTAGAATCTTCTAGACATTCAAAGTAGACAACTTTGAACACCAAAATGGAAGAAGCAAAATTCATCAAAACCACTCAATTTCACCTCCGGTTGCCACCTCTTCTCCTGCCACACTACTGTCCAAATCAAAATGTAAAGATATTACCAAAAAAAGCTTTCACCATGTTCACTGATAACGGCTCTATTTCACCGGTAACgactatatttcctttctttttccgGTGAGATCTTCACCTCTCTTCTTGTTATTAACTTCATCTCTTTTCTTTTCATCCAATCTGCATTTGTTAACTGGTAGTCACCCTTTTGATCCTCATCTATTTTCTTCTTTTTTGTTATTGCACACAACCTGTTTGTTCATTTGCCTCAGAGAAAAacatcttcaaaaaaaaaaaaaaaaaaaaaattagcggcgATCTACAAGGTCTAATTCCGGCAATCCGATCTCTGTCTACTAATTAGTCTTTTACGTTCTCTTGTTCAAGATCTAGATTCAATCTATATTGGTACTTTGCCTTCTCTTTTCTTATCCTATTAAGATGTTCCCCATTACATGTTCTCCTTTCACACCCTTATCTAGCCGTTTGAACAAACAACCAAACATATCTCATCAGAACCGGCATTCGAACAATTCTCGCATCATCAACAACATAAAATATCAACCCGATAATGTTGGCGTATAGATTAAGGTTGACCGTAACTGCAAGAACCTCTCAGACCCTAATTCGGCCAACTTTACACCATCTTCCAGTGCCTTTCCTCCTCTTTATCGGCAACCAACAAACCCTAACACACAATTTCTCAACCGTATGAACGCAGCAAACAATCTACTATATCAACGAttcaaacatcaagaacacaacaaAAACCTAATTAAGAAGTTTGGAAACCATAACCATTCATCCGATAAGCCTACCCCTCCAAACCACCCAACCGAAAACCATAAACACCCTAACCATACAACCGAAAACCCTAAACCTACCCCATCACAATCCAAACACGTAAACAATGGCATCACCTCCTTTTTATTCTTCAACTTTCCAGACTCTTGGAACTCCGTTAAACTTTGGTCCCTTTTCAAAAAACATGGCGAAATAACGGaagtgtatataaaaaaaaaaaggctAAAGAATGGAAAAAGATTCGGATTTGTGAGATATAAGAATATACCTCCTCATCAAGTCGACAATATGGAAAGGAAACTGAATAGGATTGAAGCTGATGGTATGTTGTTGGTTGTCTACAAAGCTCACGATCAAAATAAAGGTACAAAAGGGACTGCCGAAAACCATACTAATCAGAATTCTCAGGGTACTAATCAGAAGGTAAACcctaatattaatcttgataatacCGTTAATGATCGTACCTTCTGTGATGTTCTGAACAATAAGATACATGTTAATAAACACAATGATGCATATTTCTCCAAAGAATTTTCCATCAAGGTGCCAACCGATTCAAAGCTAGTCGATCTCCTCGGGCACGCTCTCATCGGTGAGATCAAGAATATTGAGCATCTCGATTATTTTAATGAAATATGTAAGTCCGAGAACTTTAATGGTTTTGAATCTAAATATCTTGGTGGTAAAGATGTATTGCTCCTGTTTGATGATATTAGATGTGCATTTGATGTTATTAATCCTATGAGCTTCGGTAAAAAACATCCTCTATGGAATTGGTTAGATAACATACGCCCTTGGGATCCGGAAGAATACACATCATCCGGACGTTTGGTTTGGTTAGACATTAGGGGTGTCCCTTTAACATGTTGGAACGAGTCTACTTTTCATAAGATAGCCAAGTGTTGGGGTGATGTTTTGGAACTAAAAAATTGCTCACTAGAAGAGAAGGGATCGCAGGACATCTCCCTCGGCAAAGCACTCATCAACGCAAGTTCACTCGCCCCAATTTTCGGTCAGGTCTTTATTCATCACGATTTAAAGATCTCTAATGCATTTGTATCCGAAAATCTTAATACAGATGTAGATTTTAACTCGACGGACAATGATTCATCGGTTTGGGAGGATGATATACATTCAGATGAATATCCCTCGGACAACGAATCCCACATGGATGACGATCACGATAATAGATCACAAAATTCTGAAAATCAAAACCCACCGCCACCACGTGATAAACATGACGACCGCAATGTTAACCATAACTACACAAATCAAAACCAGACCTCATCTTCCACATCATCGAAAAGGGTCGAAACAACCAAATTCTCAACTCACAACCGTGTTAACTCATACCATGACAACGAAACCCCAACAGGACCTTCTCATATCTCGGACACAAACGTAGAAACCAACTCAGCAAACCGACATCATTTACATAGCAACACCTCCCATACAAGCAATAATTCAAACATCCCCGAGTGTCACCCATGCCAACCTATACATATAAGCCCAATCGACATCATGCATAACCTAACATCTTCCAAGCCCACTAGCCCAACCAAATCCCCTATCAACAATCCATGGGCCTCACAAATAGAACCCAGTATACTTAACACGGATTCTCCTGCAATACAAACAAATCACCCCACCATTCCTTGTAATGCCGAGCCCACCGGGCCCACCGAACCCACCGAATCCTTAAACATCACACCCACGCAAACTTCACCCATGTCAAACACTACACCCACTGAACCTACACATGCTGACATTACCCTTGAACAAACCATTCCAATCAATTCACCTAGTCATTTACCTACGGTCCCCATTGATGAAACACCCAACGATGATAATCACAGCAAATATCCTATCCACGACTTTTCGATGAGTAAAACAAAGGAGAAATCTAAGAATAAACAACACGATGTGACACGAGCCATAAAGAAACCAATGTACTCATCCAATACCATCGACTTCAAAAAAGTTGCACGCCCACTCCGGTTACTAAACCACCCACGATACACCAAACCAAACCACCATCTGAGAAACCTAAGAATAGCACGCGATCAAAATTCTTATACATAAAGCATTGCGCGAGAAGCGGACAAAAACTAAAGTTTTCCCAACTCAACCGCAAAACAAACTCCACTTCCAAACTGTCCGGGAACGCCTCAAAAGCAGTAACAAAGCCTAAAGAAGACAACACGAACCACAATTCCAACAAGATAACGAGTAGCACCAAAGACACAACCGAATTCGGGCTTGGCATCGGCATCCGATGGGAACCCGAAATTTGATCTTCCACCATCTCCATTCGTTGGTTAGTTTTTTATAATGTGTTGCATTTCATTAAATATTCGCGGGTTGGGTCAAACGGATAAAATCAATTGGCTCAAACAAATTTGTCAAAAAGAATATCCGGTCATCCTCGGGCTACAAGAAACAAAATGTGGTTAATCCGATGACTCTTTAATCGAATCCTTTTGGTATAACACAAATTTTAAATTCATACAAAAAGACTCACTTGGGGCTTCGGGGGGTTTATTATTAATTTGGGATTCGTCTTCTTTCATATTTGACTCCGCCATTGAAGGGGAATTTTTTATCGCAATTAAAGGGAAATGGGCAGGGTCAGACACCGATATGATTATGATAAACGTACATGGCCCACATTCACACGTAAAAAAATTAAGATTTTGGTCCGAACTTTCAAAATTAATTGATTCCATTGATATTCCCCACATTATCTTCGGTGACTTTAATGAAGTTAGATCTATCTCTGAACGCTTAAATTGCTACTTCAAACAAACTTGGGCCGATAAATTTAACAACTTCATAAATAGCGCTAACTTAATCGATCTTCCACTAGGCGGAAAGAAATTCACACGCATGTGCCTCAACACACAAAAATTCAGCAAACTCGACAGATTCCTTATCTCCGAAACTATCCTTAACATTTGGCCAGATATCTCCTCAAAAACCCTCGAACGTGACCTTTCCGATCATTGCCCGATCTTATTAAAAAACTCCTTCACTGACTTTGGACCgaaactgtcataacccgtccttaaccataagaacatgttagataacgtatgatttcattgcgaggtattgacctctatatgcgacatttttaaaaaggaaaactgcatatattatacattacaaaccaaaccattatttttgttacaagctttagacaataaaaagatgattatcgtttaacgataatcttcgacttacaaactttacaaatgataataacaacacgatttctagcatattttacaacacacgtcctcggatatgcagttttatttttgacacaaatatgagtacgcatgatcctgcttagattcaacataatgcagcggaagctttaattatcacctgagaataaacatgtttaaaaacgtcaacataaagttggtgagatataggtttagtgcgcagcaatatatatatagaccacaagatttcgtatataaacatttcaataaaaatattctaagtggttgagcacttggtaaccatacttaacattttcacgtcgcatattccctttaatatgaaatcttactacaccgtaccaagtgtagtcacaaaacgaagtactgtgcaaccgttgaatactggtcgtccagtctgattggggttgtcaggcccgatagatctatcaacaggattcgcgtttacattaccgctgtaaatattagttaccaagctacagggaagtatgccagtggtacaactcaacgtagaatatatttttcagttacttgtgtccataatgtaaaacataaaatacatgtattctcatcccgaaatatttagagtttaaaagtgggactatatactcactcttgtcttgatgatatatatattttgactcggtcttccggttgatatcacgaacctatccatatataatatatcaatatgttttcattttaaaacaaacgttatatatatatatacttgttatacttttaatattttgaatatttccttagtccgtagttagcattccgatgttagtaattcaatttttaatggttcatttttagatgtttaatatacccgcaataaacaaaacccccaacgaaataaataaaaccccatcgtatatgtattggtcgagattaatcttgacccatggtaccggtgttgtcaaatgacgtgttgcgtacataaagtaccggtgttgtcaaatgacgtgttgcgtacaatcatgggatcttatgattaatcttctcgtgttgtttacgggtgatcctgaaccatataaaattgaattataagtacatatatataaaatatcatgttatcttagaaatatgtgatttatatcatttttttccaattgatcccgtagttgaaatgatctaggataaccaattttgtttcggtcatagtttcttcgttacaaatccgttttcgttgattcaaattgccatcttcttggatcgagttcttctttaagactatgaactgtaaataccttggtttgtattcaaaatcatacggcataagtgaaacattagtgaaacatatgaagttaaacatttttgttacaacaaaatcatttaatgaccatttttctaaaaatacttatactttgaaaaaccaagttttaccttgttaaattagcatatacataagttatattacaggtcttgaagtattttaaaagttaagttagaaggatctatttagtttgcaaacaagtttgaaaacattcaaactatgttcttgttgttaaacttttgtaccacaaaataagatagctatatatatatgaatcgaataaggttatgaacatagattctacctcaagttccttggataagtttgctgtaaaagaggagtaagaagctagaatcaaaagggtgatagaagtggatgaaagtttggaagtaagttggtgttcttggagggttttcttgaagtgtttttgtatggttttcttatggtgttttagtatggtttttgaagctagatcttcttggaaactttgctgaattgattaagggttttaagggttgtgaaagagtgtgtgtttaactaaaaatgaggttagaaaatgaactagaaatggtgatacttataacctaaaaaaaacatgtatcatgtaatacatgataagatttttagtttgtaattttgttaattagtcaagtaatcatccaaaagtaattacctagctctaagggcatgaataatggctggttaggtggtgattttgatgtgtatttactattagtaaatacgtataggagctaggtatgatacgagtacaaatactctaggtatacgtatagaaattttgtgaaaaatgaaatgaggattcaaatatagctatcttttgtgaatacacttatatggttttatgtatttaagttctttaaaagtaattaaatacattacttatacaatatatgtataacattataagtcttaagtatatatgtcaaataacgttacgtattgttatcgttttgaaaactgaagttagtagtttcaaaatacacatataacttgttgttattaatataaaatgaggtattaaaacattctttaatcatgttaaatatgtatatatacatatatatacacaaacgtataattatcatatattgtatagttcgtgatatcatcgatcaaactagacggtcaaacgttgtgtaaaactcttttcggaaatataagtctcgacaatttggattgcttatcatgttggcaaggtttaatttatgtaaatattaatcttataagtatagtatgatcggaaaagtgcgggtcgttacattacctccccgttaaataaatttcgtcccgaaattttaaaattgtacctattttgcgtcatcgagaaacaagtgtggatacttttgcttcatctgatcctctcgttcccaagtaaactcgggacctcttctagcattccaacgaaccttaacaatcggtatattactctgtttgagctgtttaacttcacggtccatgatttcaattggttcttcgacgaattgtagtttctcgtcgacatgaatttcttcaagaggaatggtgaggtcttcctttgcaagacacttcttaaggtttgagacgtgaaaggtattatgtactccggcgagttgttgtggtaactcgagtcgataagctaccggtccaatgcgttcgatgatcttaaacgggcctacgtatcttgggttcagtttaccccttttgccgaaacgtattacacctttccaaggtgacacctttagcataaccatgtccccgacctgaaactctaatggtttccttcgaacatcggcgtagctcttttggcgactacgggctgttttcaatctctccttgatttgcactatcttctcagtcgtttcatgtatgatctcgggaccagttaaatgtcgatctcctacttcattccaacagataggagatctacacttccttccgtacaatgcttcgaatggcgcagctccaatgctcgcatgataactattattatacgagaattctgctaacggtagatatttatcccatccgtttccaaaatcgatcacacatgccctgagcatgtcttcgagagtctgaatcgttctttcactctgtccatcggtttgtggatgatatgcggtactcatatccaaccgagttcctagtgcctcctgtagtgattgccagaattttgaggtaaatctactatcacgatcggatataatggaaataggtattccatgccttgaaacaacttcctttatatacaatcgtaatagtttctccattctatccgtttcctttataggcaagaaatgtgcagacttggtgagacgatcaacaatcacccaaatggtgtcgtatccccaggcagtctttggtaacttcgtgatgaaatccatggtaatactgtcccatttccattctggaatttctggttgttgaagtaaccctgacggcttctggtgttctgctttaaccttggaacaagttaaacactccccaacatatgttgcaacgtctgtttttaaattaggccaccaataatgcgtcttaagatcttggtacatctttccaactccaggatgtatcaaatatcttgtcttatgtgcctcgttcaatatcaacttccttaatccacccaacttcggtacccaaatacgatttacaaaatatcgaattccatcttcccgcataacgagttgcttctcatacttcttcattatttcatttcctatattttctttagtaagtgcttctcgttgaacttctttgatttgtgagttgagattcatgcgaatttttatgttcatcgctcgtactcgaattggttctcgttcctttctgcttagagcgtcggccaccacgttcgctttcccgggatgataacgaatttcacaatcatagtcatttattaactcaacccacctacgttgcctcatgttcagctgtttttgatcgaaaatatgttgaaggcttttatgatcagtaaacacagtgaatttaaccccatacaagtaatgtctccacatcttcaatgcaaacacgactgctcccagttctagatcatgcgtcgtataattccgctcgtgaatcttcaattgtcgggatgcaaatgcaattactttctttcgttgcataagaacacaaccaaaaccttgtcgcgaagcgtcacaatatattgcaaaatcatcgttcccttcaggtaacgataaaataggcgccgtagttaacttcttcttcaataattgaaatgcgttctcctgctccgaggtccattcgtatttcttccctt
This genomic window from Rutidosis leptorrhynchoides isolate AG116_Rl617_1_P2 chromosome 2, CSIRO_AGI_Rlap_v1, whole genome shotgun sequence contains:
- the LOC139891525 gene encoding uncharacterized protein; this encodes MDVSMMFRPPATNPTPTTSCYSCTTGFVGLPESLKKRRNVAGKRLVVSVRATVERNGGDGIDAGERKTAGAGAGAGYSSSTSMEVTTFNQGFASEAEFPVWDKIGAVVRLSYGIGIYGAMALAGNFICTTTGIDSSGGYAPTLDAIVQGLGYASPPIMALLFILDDEVVKVSPHARAIRDVEDEELRSFFYGMSPWQFIMIVAASSVGEELFYRAAVQGALADVFLRGNDFVANARGMAALTGVLPPFVPFAEAFAAVITASLTGSLYYVAASPKDPTYVVAPVLSSRSGRQEMKKLFAAWYERRQMKKIYSPLLEGLLALYLGFEWNQTNNILAPIITHGIYSATILGHGLWKIHDHRRRLRQRVQQLNLEENNSRNF